In Nicotiana tabacum cultivar K326 chromosome 19, ASM71507v2, whole genome shotgun sequence, one DNA window encodes the following:
- the LOC107830516 gene encoding F-box/kelch-repeat protein At1g22040 has translation MGGVLSRINNKSNVGELIEDSQSVSCKRQRTSDSFWEHSPRLIPSLPDEISIQILARLPRIHHLSAKLVSRSWKAAVMSSELYRCRKELGTTEEWLYLLTKTDGDKLLWYAFDPISIKWQRLPPMPAMTVNDGPKSGLSGLRAWNMVDSSIRIADAIRGWLGRKNALDQVPFCGCAIGAVDGCLYALGGFFRAAAMTSVWRYDPIVNSWNEVSPMSIARAYCKTGVLNGKLYVVGGVTRDRGGLTPLQSAEVFDPHTGIWSEVPSMPFSKAQMLPTAFLADLLKPIATGMTSYQGKLYVPQSLYCWPFFVDVGGEVYDPETNAWVEMPIGMGDGWPARQAGTKLSVTVEGELYALDPSTTLDSARIKVYDHQDDTWKVIEGDIPINDDSESPYLLAGFLGKLHVITKDANHNIMVMQADRQNHSVPSPSTSSNKIVHEVPELVLGSEANMWRVIASRSGGSVELVSCQILDV, from the coding sequence ATGGGTGGCGTATTGAGTCGGATTAATAACAAATCTAATGTGGGGGAGCTCATTGAGGATTCCCAAAGTGTATCATGCAAGAGACAAAGGACATCTGATAGCTTCTGGGAGCATAGTCCACGATTGATTCCGAGTCTACCCGATGAGATATCTATTCAAATCCTCGCCAGACTTCCTAGAATACACCACTTAAGTGCAAAATTAGTTTCACGGAGCTGGAAAGCTGCTGTGATGAGCTCTGAACTTTATAGGTGTAGAAAAGAACTTGGAACGACCGAAGAGTGGCTCTATCTCTTGACAAAGACTGACGGTGATAAGCTTTTGTGGTATGCTTTtgatccaatctccataaagtgGCAAAGGTTGCCACCAATGCCTGCAATGACAGTCAATGATGGACCTAAAAGTGGTTTATCTGGACTTCGGGCGTGGAACATGGTGGATTCGAGTATTAGAATTGCTGATGCCATAAGAGGTTGGCTTGGTAGGAAAAATGCTCTGGATCAAGTTCCATTTTGTGGGTGTGCTATTGGAGCTGTTGACGGATGCCTCTATGCACTTGGGGGATTCTTTAGAGCTGCGGCCATGACATCTGTTTGGCGGTATGACCCTATTGTAAACTCTTGGAATGAAGTAAGTCCCATGTCGATTGCGAGAGCTTATTGCAAGACGGGTGTCTTAAATGGAAAGCTTTATGTAGTAGGAGGTGTTACTCGGGATCGTGGTGGACTTACTCCCCTTCAATCTGCTGAAGTATTTGATCCTCATACCGGTATTTGGTCTGAAGTCCCGAGCATGCCATTTTCAAAAGCTCAGATGCTACCCACTGCTTTTCTTGCTGATCTACTCAAACCTATAGCTACCGGGATGACATCTTATCAGGGGAAACTATATGTTCCTCAAAGTTTGTATTGCTGGCCTTTTTTTGTTGATGTTGGAGGAGAGGTGTATGATCCCGAAACAAATGCATGGGTTGAAATGCCAATTGGCATGGGAGATGGCTGGCCTGCTAGGCAGGCAGGAACAAAGTTGAGTGTCACTGTTGAAGGAGAGCTGTATGCATTGGATCCTTCTACTACTCTAGATAGTGCTAGAATAAAAGTTTATGATCATCAAGATGACACATGGAAAGTGATTGAAGGAGATATACCTATTAACGACGATTCTGAGTCTCCTTATCTTCTTGCTGGTTTTCTTGGAAAGCTCCATGTGATCACTAAAGATGCAAATCACAATATCATGGTCATGCAAGCTGATAGGCAAAATCATTCAGTTCCTTCTCCATCAACCTCATCAAATAAAATTGTACATGAAGTTCCAGAACTGGTTTTAGGATCTGAAGCGAATATGTGGAGAGTTATTGCATCGAGAAGTGGTGGATCTGTTGAGCTGGTTAGCTGCCAGATCCTTGATGTATAG